A window from Zingiber officinale cultivar Zhangliang chromosome 7A, Zo_v1.1, whole genome shotgun sequence encodes these proteins:
- the LOC122000839 gene encoding 7-deoxyloganetin glucosyltransferase-like: MGSSTKTHLLCMALPFQGHINSMLNLAKVLHFKGFFITFVNTEYAHQQLLKHDGSLSALDGLPDFRFASISDGLSHPDDGDEYREDVRKIILASQKNCPASFLRLITALNDPSSGVPPVRCVISDSFVTFTLNATTKLGIPNVFYCTVSVCGFTDFYYCKDLIERGLVPLKSEDDLTNGHLDTIIDWIPGMITVRMRELTSLLRTTDRDEVLLNFVIDGVHASPQATAIIFNTFSELESPLLSACSSMLPPVFDIGPMCLLSHYIPNDSSTSSLGGLNMWREDLRCMEWLDEKESGSVLYVNFGSLTNLTSKQAVEFGWGLANSGCTFLWVIRPDLVVGDAALLPQEFSEMTEGRSFITSWCPQRRVLAHAAIGGFLTHCGWNKIKFIFL; this comes from the exons ATGGGGAGCTCAACCAAAACTCATCTTCTGTGCATGGCTCTCCCCTTCCAAGGCCACATCAACTCCATGCTCAACCTGGCCAAAGTTCTCCACTTCAAGGGCTTCTTCATAACCTTCGTCAATACCGAGTACGCCCACCAGCAACTTCTCAAACATGACGGATCACTCTCCGCCCTCGACGGCCTCCCTGACTTCCGCTTCGCCAGCATCTCCGATGGCCTCTCGCACCCCGACGATGGCGACGAATACAGAGAAGACGTTAGAAAAATCATTCTTGCCAGCCAAAAGAACTGCCCTGCTTCTTTCCTCAGGCTTATAACCGCGCTGAACGATCCGAGCTCCGGTGTGCCACCTGTAAGATGCGTGATCTCAGATTCCTTCGTCACCTTCACCCTCAACGCCACCACCAAATTGGGGATCCCTAATGTCTTCTACTGCACAGTGTCCGTGTGTGGCTTCACGGACTTCTACTACTGCAAGGACTTGATCGAGAGGGGCCTCGTCCCATTGAAAA GTGAAGACGATCTTACAAATGGGCACCTGGACACTATCATTGATTGGATACCAGGAATGATAACAGTTCGCATGAGAGAATTGACTAGTTTGTTGCGAACCACCGACCGAGACGAAGTATTGCTCAACTTTGTCATTGATGGAGTGCATGCATCTCCCCAAGCCACAGCGATCATCTTCAACACTTTTTCTGAATTAGAATCACCATTGCTCAGCGCATGTTCATCGATGCTACCGCCAGTGTTCGATATTGGCCCTATGTGCCTACTTTCTCACTACATTCCCAATGACTCATCAACCTCATCGCTCGGTGGACTGAACATGTGGAGAGAGGACTTGCGCTGCATGGAATGGTTAGACGAAAAGGAGTCAGGCTCCGTGTTGTACGTCAACTTTGGTAGCTTGACAAACTTGACGAGCAAGCAGGCCGTGGAGTTCGGATGGGGTTTGGCTAACAGTGGATGCACGTTTCTTTGGGTCATTAGACCGGACCTCGTGGTCGGCGACGCGGCGTTGTTGCCACAGGAGTTCTCGGAGATGACCGAGGGAAGGAGCTTCATCACGAGCTGGTGCCCACAACGGAGGGTGTTGGCTCATGCTGCAATTGGAGGTTTCTTGACACACTGCGGATGGAACAAAATTAAGTTCATATTTCTATAA